The following proteins are encoded in a genomic region of Chlorogloeopsis sp. ULAP01:
- a CDS encoding Coq4 family protein, with protein MHSCKQIEQTWQDSALESIINIVKASDGDFESIGKLANSLSDREGLQKVIEFLSSTSQGKQAFQKRIRLGDVDLQKLYSLPANTFGYAYAKHMLENNLKPLQAGQVENNYQFLGVHITETHDIWHIVTGCDTNILGEIQLEAFYVAQLYFTRFWLALLAKNLVKAVIYDIEVSTKYMDAIAKGWLMGKQAKPLFGIEWNLLWEQPLENVRTSLNIILPET; from the coding sequence ATGCATTCTTGTAAACAAATAGAGCAAACATGGCAGGATAGCGCACTTGAGAGCATTATAAATATAGTTAAAGCATCTGATGGGGATTTTGAGAGTATTGGCAAACTCGCAAATTCCCTCAGCGATCGCGAGGGCTTGCAGAAAGTAATTGAATTTCTCTCTAGCACCTCACAAGGAAAACAAGCATTTCAAAAGCGTATTAGGCTAGGTGATGTCGATCTGCAAAAACTCTATAGTTTGCCAGCCAACACATTCGGATATGCCTATGCTAAACATATGCTTGAAAATAATTTGAAACCTTTACAGGCAGGGCAAGTAGAGAATAATTACCAATTTTTAGGAGTGCATATTACCGAAACCCATGACATTTGGCACATCGTCACTGGGTGCGATACGAATATTTTGGGAGAAATCCAATTAGAAGCTTTCTATGTTGCCCAGCTATACTTTACACGTTTTTGGTTGGCACTATTAGCTAAAAATCTTGTCAAAGCTGTTATTTATGATATTGAAGTTTCGACAAAATACATGGATGCGATCGCAAAGGGATGGCTGATGGGAAAACAGGCTAAACCTCTGTTTGGCATTGAATGGAATCTGTTGTGGGAACAGCCACTAGAAAATGTTCGTACTTCGTTAAACATCATTCTACCTGAAACTTAA
- a CDS encoding general stress protein, protein MVVAQHQHQRAVGVFSNRRDAEHALTELRDAGFNMNKVAVIAKDADRTGSIGGVDTQENVGNKADEGAAAGAVTGGILGGLTGLLVGLGTLAIPGVGPILLAGEIATALATTAAGAGIGAAAGGLVGALIGLGIPEERARVYNDRISRGDYLVIVEGTDLEVQRAESILRNRGIEEFGIYNAPTVDATSRSDYMNPATSTPATSTVDTTRSVTTNDPKVIIVDRRDETI, encoded by the coding sequence ATGGTTGTAGCACAACACCAGCATCAGCGTGCAGTTGGGGTATTTTCTAATAGACGTGATGCCGAGCATGCGCTCACAGAACTTAGAGATGCTGGCTTTAACATGAATAAGGTTGCTGTAATTGCCAAAGACGCTGATCGCACTGGTAGTATTGGTGGTGTTGATACCCAAGAAAATGTTGGCAATAAAGCAGATGAAGGAGCTGCTGCTGGAGCAGTTACAGGTGGTATATTAGGAGGACTGACTGGTCTGCTCGTTGGTTTAGGTACTTTAGCAATTCCTGGTGTTGGCCCGATTTTACTTGCAGGAGAAATAGCTACAGCTTTGGCTACTACTGCTGCCGGTGCTGGTATTGGTGCGGCGGCTGGCGGATTAGTAGGAGCATTGATTGGCTTGGGAATTCCTGAAGAAAGAGCTAGAGTTTACAACGATCGCATTTCCCGTGGTGATTATCTAGTAATAGTAGAAGGTACAGACTTAGAAGTTCAACGTGCTGAAAGCATTCTCAGAAATCGGGGTATTGAGGAGTTTGGTATTTACAATGCTCCTACAGTCGATGCTACTAGCCGCAGTGACTACATGAATCCTGCTACTTCCACACCTGCTACTTCTACAGTGGATACCACTCGCAGCGTTACTACTAACGATCCCAAGGTAATCATTGTTGATCGTCGAGATGAAACTATCTAG
- the bioF gene encoding 8-amino-7-oxononanoate synthase — protein sequence MAADPYAWIEQSLATIHRADWYRSVQTINGHPGATVLLEGREVINFASNDYLGLAGDERLIAAATAATQEFGTGSTGSRLLSGHRKLHRELEEAIASLKQTEDALVFSSGYLANLGTITALVGKRDLILADQYNHSSLKNGAILSSATIIEFPHCDISALKNELQRVRQDYRRCLIVTDSVFSMDGDLCPLPVLLELAEEFSCMLLVDEAHATGVMGKTGAGCVEHFGCTGRQLIQIGTLSKALGSLGGYVAGSTTLIDFLRNRAPTWIYTTALSPADAAAALAAIDVVQKEPQRHAQLWYNVAQLKELIQKHLPNQRLLPSQSPILCLQLPSAADALQAAQYLKSAGIFAPAIRPPTVPTSRIRISVMATHKAAHIEKLIQSLHSLLNTAA from the coding sequence ATGGCTGCCGATCCTTACGCTTGGATAGAACAATCTCTAGCAACCATTCACCGTGCGGACTGGTATCGTTCTGTACAAACGATTAATGGGCATCCAGGTGCCACAGTGCTTTTAGAAGGACGAGAGGTAATTAATTTTGCCAGTAATGATTATCTGGGATTAGCAGGCGATGAACGTTTAATAGCTGCCGCAACTGCTGCTACTCAAGAATTTGGCACTGGTAGTACTGGTTCTCGATTACTCAGTGGACACAGAAAATTACACCGAGAATTAGAAGAGGCGATCGCATCCCTCAAGCAAACAGAAGATGCACTGGTTTTTAGTTCGGGTTATTTGGCAAATTTAGGGACAATAACTGCTTTAGTTGGGAAGCGAGATTTAATTTTAGCTGATCAGTACAATCATTCCAGTTTAAAGAATGGGGCAATTCTCAGTAGTGCAACCATAATTGAATTTCCTCATTGTGATATTTCAGCTTTAAAAAATGAGTTACAACGAGTGCGGCAAGACTACCGACGCTGTTTGATAGTTACCGATAGCGTTTTTAGCATGGATGGGGATTTATGTCCTTTACCTGTACTGTTGGAGCTAGCTGAAGAGTTTAGCTGTATGCTGCTTGTTGATGAAGCTCATGCTACTGGAGTTATGGGAAAAACTGGTGCTGGATGTGTAGAACATTTTGGCTGTACTGGCAGACAACTCATCCAAATTGGCACTCTAAGCAAAGCTTTGGGTAGCTTAGGCGGATATGTAGCTGGAAGCACCACCCTCATTGACTTTTTGCGAAATCGCGCCCCAACTTGGATTTATACCACCGCCCTTTCACCTGCTGATGCGGCGGCAGCATTAGCAGCAATTGACGTAGTACAAAAAGAGCCGCAACGCCATGCCCAACTCTGGTACAATGTAGCTCAATTAAAAGAGTTGATACAAAAACACTTACCAAACCAAAGATTACTACCTTCACAATCACCTATTCTTTGCTTGCAATTACCGAGTGCAGCCGATGCACTTCAAGCAGCACAATATCTCAAATCTGCTGGTATTTTTGCCCCTGCAATTCGTCCCCCCACCGTTCCTACAAGTCGGATACGTATTTCTGTGATGGCAACTCACAAAGCAGCACATATTGAGAAATTAATACAATCCCTTCATAGCTTGCTAAATACTGCTGCATGA
- a CDS encoding family 10 glycosylhydrolase, whose protein sequence is MQLPFIRSIKRLFPVLFAIAFATVLLLENLTPVTAQVSQLPSSEIRGVWLTNNDFDILRHRAKLQDAIEQLRRLNFNTIYPVVWNDGYTKYPSAVAQRMGIPFFFKGAEGQDVIADIIAQARRQGLLAIPWFEFGFMAPLTSELASEHPDWLTQKRDGTQTSISAAGEVAWLNPFHPEVQKFITDLVVEVVTKYNADGIQFDDHMSLPVDFGYDKYTINLYTKETGNPPPPNPQAQAWIQWRADKITAFMIKLNQAVKARKPNAIFSVSPNYYDFAYKFQLQDWLNWVRLGIVDELVMQVYRDDLQTFNSKLTRPEIIETQQLIPTGIGIMSGLRNRPVSMPQIQSQVRAAQGRGLGVVFFYYESLWDYAPEPVAQRQNGFLALFPNLAARDTSQVTVRKPSYNSLSLPLHTKGSVGQRNRGYFLEVAVAGGQPRRILMDTGSAGLRVPKEFLGNFPVRRTGKVVKEVLSDGTILQGELVYTNVRIGPIPTEEPIPVQVVSSRQCISQKPNCSAKSGTPFSGIIGVNYFEKSLPHNPLRKLPGNFSNGFIVTGNGNSSNNGSLILGLTAENREGFKMTALSQQPAISGIPGSRWDSRLNGVCVTITGSSMNNTCNGKMLADTGANSGFTEIKSASLAGKLKPGKLRPENTVQVTIPGIFDYSIVPGNRDGFDLWNLNVSPQAQHPVVVNSGIGFFDKYDVLFDPINGQQGFRDRS, encoded by the coding sequence ATGCAATTGCCTTTTATTCGATCAATTAAACGTCTTTTTCCAGTTCTGTTTGCGATCGCATTTGCTACAGTACTGTTACTAGAAAACCTCACCCCCGTAACTGCTCAAGTTTCCCAGTTACCCTCCTCAGAAATTCGCGGCGTTTGGCTGACAAATAATGACTTTGATATCCTCAGGCATCGTGCCAAACTACAAGACGCAATTGAGCAATTGCGTCGGTTAAACTTTAACACCATTTATCCCGTGGTTTGGAATGATGGCTATACAAAATATCCCAGTGCGGTAGCCCAACGAATGGGTATCCCTTTTTTCTTCAAAGGCGCAGAGGGACAAGATGTAATTGCAGACATTATTGCTCAAGCCCGTCGCCAAGGTTTACTCGCGATACCGTGGTTTGAGTTTGGCTTTATGGCTCCTCTAACTTCAGAACTAGCATCCGAACATCCAGATTGGCTAACACAAAAGCGGGATGGCACCCAAACTTCGATTAGTGCTGCGGGTGAGGTGGCGTGGCTTAATCCCTTCCACCCAGAGGTGCAAAAGTTTATTACCGATCTCGTGGTGGAAGTGGTTACCAAATATAACGCTGACGGTATTCAATTTGACGACCACATGAGTTTACCAGTGGATTTTGGTTACGACAAGTACACGATTAACCTATACACTAAGGAAACCGGGAATCCTCCCCCACCTAATCCTCAAGCTCAAGCATGGATACAATGGCGGGCAGACAAAATCACAGCGTTTATGATCAAGCTCAACCAAGCTGTGAAAGCGAGAAAACCCAATGCAATTTTTTCTGTTTCTCCTAATTACTACGACTTTGCTTACAAATTTCAACTGCAAGACTGGCTCAACTGGGTGCGGCTAGGTATTGTTGATGAGCTTGTGATGCAGGTTTACCGTGATGATTTGCAAACTTTTAACAGTAAACTCACTCGCCCAGAAATTATCGAAACACAACAATTAATACCTACTGGTATAGGTATTATGTCAGGGTTGAGAAATCGCCCCGTTTCCATGCCACAAATTCAGTCTCAAGTACGGGCTGCTCAAGGACGCGGTTTAGGTGTAGTATTTTTCTACTACGAAAGCCTTTGGGATTATGCACCAGAACCTGTAGCTCAAAGACAAAATGGATTTCTAGCTCTTTTCCCCAATCTGGCTGCGCGTGATACTTCTCAAGTCACAGTTCGCAAACCAAGCTATAATTCCCTATCACTTCCTTTGCATACAAAAGGCTCTGTCGGGCAAAGAAATCGTGGCTATTTTCTAGAGGTAGCAGTGGCAGGTGGGCAGCCTAGACGGATTTTAATGGATACAGGTTCGGCAGGGCTAAGAGTTCCGAAAGAGTTTTTGGGAAATTTCCCCGTTCGTAGAACAGGTAAAGTTGTCAAGGAAGTATTAAGTGATGGTACTATCCTACAGGGAGAGTTAGTTTATACTAATGTACGGATTGGCCCGATTCCAACAGAGGAACCTATTCCCGTGCAGGTTGTTAGCAGTCGTCAATGTATCTCCCAAAAACCTAATTGTTCTGCCAAAAGTGGGACGCCCTTCTCCGGTATTATCGGTGTCAACTATTTTGAAAAGTCACTTCCCCATAACCCATTGAGAAAATTACCAGGAAATTTCAGTAATGGATTTATTGTTACTGGTAATGGTAATAGCAGCAACAACGGTAGTCTGATTCTCGGTTTGACAGCAGAGAATCGAGAAGGTTTTAAAATGACTGCCTTGAGCCAACAACCTGCAATTAGTGGTATACCTGGCAGCAGATGGGATTCCAGACTCAACGGAGTTTGTGTAACTATCACAGGAAGCTCAATGAACAATACCTGTAACGGCAAAATGCTCGCTGATACCGGAGCAAACAGTGGATTTACTGAAATTAAGTCTGCCTCCTTGGCGGGTAAACTCAAACCAGGAAAGTTACGCCCAGAAAATACGGTGCAGGTAACAATTCCTGGCATCTTTGACTACAGCATTGTGCCAGGGAACCGCGATGGATTTGATCTGTGGAATCTGAATGTATCTCCACAGGCACAGCATCCTGTGGTTGTGAATAGTGGGATCGGATTTTTTGACAAATATGATGTACTCTTCGATCCAATTAATGGGCAGCAGGGTTTTCGCGATCGCAGTTAA
- the psb28 gene encoding photosystem II reaction center protein Psb28, with amino-acid sequence MASITPSIQFFAGIDEELSSVSLRRSRTSGMRNVLMTFNQLKAIEGFNSFTKQSLNSMRLTDEEGEINVTPSSVQFVFGGAEGDELQRVECKFEIERDDYWDRFMRFMHRYAEANGMAYGESQS; translated from the coding sequence ATGGCATCTATTACACCCTCGATCCAATTTTTTGCTGGCATTGACGAAGAACTGAGCAGTGTCAGTTTACGACGCAGTCGCACTTCTGGAATGCGCAACGTCTTAATGACTTTTAATCAATTAAAAGCCATCGAAGGATTTAACAGCTTCACAAAACAATCCTTAAATTCCATGCGCTTAACTGATGAAGAAGGTGAAATTAACGTTACTCCTTCTTCTGTGCAATTTGTATTTGGGGGTGCAGAAGGTGACGAATTACAGCGTGTTGAGTGCAAATTTGAAATCGAACGGGATGACTATTGGGACAGATTTATGCGATTTATGCATCGTTACGCCGAGGCTAATGGTATGGCGTATGGAGAATCGCAATCATAA
- a CDS encoding BON domain-containing protein, whose product MKGLFPFLMTAIVLVGTLGCQQEANNTGSQTPKTTQAPAKNASQTSQTAKKTTATSKAPTGNITAAVNKHLQEKLPGSKLEAVDNKNGAVTVKGTVPSQADLKKVEPLTKEVQGVKTVKVEAKVAPVKKQ is encoded by the coding sequence ATGAAAGGGCTATTCCCGTTTTTGATGACTGCTATTGTGTTAGTTGGTACACTTGGTTGTCAACAAGAAGCTAATAACACTGGTTCACAGACTCCTAAAACTACGCAAGCGCCAGCAAAAAATGCTAGTCAGACGAGTCAAACTGCAAAGAAAACAACGGCTACTTCTAAAGCGCCTACAGGCAATATAACAGCTGCGGTAAATAAACATTTGCAGGAGAAATTGCCAGGTAGCAAGTTAGAAGCTGTAGATAATAAAAATGGTGCTGTCACAGTTAAAGGAACAGTTCCTTCACAAGCGGATCTCAAAAAAGTTGAACCTTTGACAAAGGAAGTTCAAGGTGTCAAGACTGTGAAGGTGGAAGCAAAAGTTGCACCTGTGAAAAAGCAGTAG
- a CDS encoding serine hydrolase encodes MQTRTFITGLSRRQPAKEQRQRPRKGQKPGRQQVKVSSQQQSTSQGKAIPMRPEANRPLNNANAAKARPGVIVPATIKPSPKAHKQIPPLKPSNVKVKTLGMRKQAPLKKIGSSRKTRLKPMARTILYALRLLIVGVGIGAIVGTVLSILDPATRTSTQGTSNNPRQMQTQPNPTPTAAVAGLSLSQEITPLKTAIQSLVASNPNLTPGVFVVDLDNGSYVDVSASSSFPAASTIKIPILVAFFQDVDSGKIRLDESLTMQKEMVVGGSGDMQFKPVGTQFTALEVATKMMTISDNTATNMLITRMGGIEALNQRFRSWGLTTTTIRNPLPDLQGTNTTSPKELGNLMAMVNQGNLVGMISRDRILDIMRKTVRNHLLPTGLGQGATIAHKTGDIGTVLADAGLVDLPTNKRYIVAVMVKRPNNDPRAEKLISSISRAAYQQLTQVTPMPTTGYQSPVMAPGVTPTSTLPPNTYQPPVLNPSLPNNMGSTMPPLNNNYQSPPMMTPQQYYYPYQR; translated from the coding sequence ATGCAAACCAGAACCTTCATCACAGGTTTATCGCGGCGTCAACCCGCCAAAGAACAGCGCCAGCGTCCCCGCAAAGGGCAAAAGCCGGGGCGTCAGCAAGTAAAAGTATCTAGTCAGCAGCAGTCTACCTCTCAAGGGAAAGCGATACCGATGCGTCCAGAAGCTAATCGTCCCCTCAATAATGCTAATGCAGCAAAAGCACGACCGGGGGTAATAGTGCCAGCAACCATCAAACCCAGCCCTAAGGCACACAAGCAAATACCTCCCTTAAAACCTAGCAATGTAAAAGTAAAAACTTTAGGGATGCGCAAGCAAGCACCGCTCAAAAAAATCGGCTCATCCCGAAAAACACGGCTAAAGCCTATGGCAAGAACTATTCTGTATGCTTTACGGTTATTAATTGTGGGAGTTGGTATCGGCGCGATTGTGGGAACAGTCTTATCAATTTTAGATCCTGCTACTCGTACTTCAACACAGGGAACATCAAATAATCCCAGGCAAATGCAAACACAGCCAAATCCAACTCCTACAGCAGCAGTTGCTGGCTTATCGTTATCACAGGAAATTACCCCATTAAAAACAGCGATCCAAAGTTTGGTGGCTAGCAATCCAAATCTGACGCCAGGAGTTTTTGTAGTGGATTTGGATAATGGTAGTTATGTAGATGTGAGTGCCTCCTCAAGTTTTCCCGCCGCCAGCACTATTAAAATTCCAATTCTTGTTGCTTTTTTCCAAGATGTGGATAGTGGCAAAATTCGCCTAGATGAATCACTAACAATGCAAAAGGAAATGGTTGTGGGTGGTTCTGGAGATATGCAGTTTAAGCCAGTGGGAACTCAGTTCACAGCGCTGGAAGTTGCAACAAAGATGATGACAATTAGCGACAATACGGCAACAAATATGCTGATTACCCGTATGGGTGGTATTGAAGCTTTAAATCAGCGTTTTCGTAGTTGGGGTTTGACAACCACAACGATTCGCAACCCACTTCCCGATTTGCAAGGTACTAACACAACTAGCCCTAAAGAATTGGGAAACTTAATGGCGATGGTAAATCAAGGCAATTTAGTAGGCATGATTTCGCGCGATCGCATCCTCGATATTATGCGCAAAACAGTCAGAAACCACCTTTTACCAACTGGTTTAGGACAAGGTGCAACAATTGCCCACAAAACCGGGGATATTGGTACTGTGCTAGCAGATGCGGGTTTAGTTGATTTGCCTACGAACAAGCGCTACATAGTTGCAGTCATGGTGAAGCGCCCTAATAACGATCCGCGTGCAGAGAAATTAATTAGCTCCATTTCTCGTGCTGCTTATCAACAATTAACTCAAGTTACTCCTATGCCTACAACTGGTTATCAATCTCCTGTGATGGCACCTGGTGTGACACCAACAAGCACGCTGCCACCAAACACTTATCAGCCCCCAGTTCTAAATCCGTCTCTACCGAATAACATGGGCAGTACCATGCCTCCTCTTAACAATAATTATCAGTCTCCACCAATGATGACTCCTCAGCAGTATTATTATCCTTATCAAAGATAA
- a CDS encoding RNA methyltransferase, protein MAMGGVKIILVEPAGPLNVGSVARVMKNFGFNQLVLVNPQCDFLGIEAKKMAVHAWDILESAVSVATLPEALQGCRRAIATTGITHHWQAPLENPYTALPWLLEEIGQPAALIFGREDRGLTNQELNYAQRFVRIPTSSNYQSLNLATAVAICCYELAKEDKENEDDTTRRHESRSFPLSPPHLVPPSSSSASDESSSDSELAPLDVVEAYYQQLESLLLKIGYLYPHTAASRMEKFRQLYNRAQLQTREVSMLRGILRQVEWALENKSDHENS, encoded by the coding sequence ATGGCAATGGGTGGGGTGAAAATTATTTTAGTAGAGCCAGCAGGCCCTTTAAATGTAGGATCTGTTGCACGGGTAATGAAAAATTTTGGATTTAATCAGTTGGTGTTAGTTAATCCTCAATGCGATTTTTTAGGGATTGAAGCAAAAAAAATGGCAGTACATGCCTGGGATATTTTAGAATCAGCCGTATCAGTAGCAACATTGCCAGAGGCATTGCAAGGATGCAGGCGAGCGATCGCTACAACTGGCATCACTCATCATTGGCAAGCACCATTAGAAAACCCCTACACAGCACTCCCCTGGTTATTAGAAGAAATAGGGCAACCCGCAGCACTGATTTTTGGTAGAGAAGACAGGGGATTAACTAATCAAGAATTAAACTATGCCCAGCGCTTTGTTCGCATTCCCACTAGTTCCAATTATCAATCACTAAATTTGGCTACTGCTGTGGCTATTTGCTGCTATGAACTGGCAAAAGAGGACAAGGAGAATGAAGATGACACGACGAGAAGACATGAGTCGCGATCCTTCCCCTTGTCCCCCCCTCACCTTGTCCCCCCATCCTCTTCCTCCGCGTCTGACGAAAGCTCGTCTGATTCCGAGCTTGCACCTTTGGATGTTGTGGAGGCATACTACCAGCAATTAGAATCTCTACTGCTAAAGATTGGATATCTTTATCCCCATACAGCAGCTAGCCGTATGGAAAAATTTCGCCAACTATATAATCGTGCTCAATTACAAACTAGAGAAGTTTCTATGTTACGAGGTATTTTGCGACAGGTAGAATGGGCGCTAGAGAATAAAAGCGATCATGAAAATTCATAA
- the ruvA gene encoding Holliday junction branch migration protein RuvA, whose translation MISYLKGIVAGIQKHGGNRYILTLEVNGIGYDLQIPARMAQQLPESGGEVQVFTHYQIREEMPFLYGFASPGERDVFRHLLSVSGIGAALAIALLDTLELPELVQTIITGNIQLLIQAPGVGKKTAERICLELKSKLIEWRKTAGFFVATGGPAPGILEEVQMTLLALGYTPSEVSHALHVVGEDIGLPKDAYVEDWIKQAIAHLSSSECSH comes from the coding sequence ATGATCAGCTATCTTAAAGGTATCGTCGCAGGCATCCAGAAACATGGCGGTAATCGCTATATTCTCACTCTCGAAGTCAATGGTATCGGGTATGACTTACAAATTCCGGCACGAATGGCACAGCAGTTGCCAGAGTCGGGAGGCGAAGTACAAGTATTTACCCATTACCAAATTCGAGAGGAAATGCCATTTTTGTATGGCTTTGCTTCTCCTGGAGAACGTGATGTGTTTCGCCACTTGTTGAGTGTGAGTGGCATTGGTGCAGCTTTGGCGATCGCCTTATTAGACACTCTAGAATTACCAGAATTAGTTCAAACAATTATTACTGGCAACATTCAATTATTAATTCAAGCTCCTGGCGTCGGCAAAAAAACTGCCGAGCGCATCTGTTTGGAGTTAAAAAGCAAGTTGATTGAATGGCGCAAAACAGCAGGATTTTTCGTCGCTACGGGTGGCCCCGCACCGGGTATCCTTGAAGAAGTACAAATGACTCTGTTGGCATTAGGTTATACTCCCAGTGAAGTTAGCCATGCCTTACACGTAGTGGGCGAAGATATTGGATTACCCAAAGACGCCTATGTAGAAGATTGGATTAAACAAGCGATCGCTCATCTCAGTAGTAGTGAATGTAGTCATTAG
- a CDS encoding CDP-alcohol phosphatidyltransferase family protein, translating into MTKKPWDARLAGWLVSSFKDSWVTPNHLTTVRLITGLLATAALAVGSFRWANIGAGLFVLSNFLDHTDGELARLSGKSSKWGHQYDLVSDAIIHILLFVGIGFGLINSKLGVWALLMGIVSGVSVAAIFHLRNVMEQQYGKDATRQPNFAGFDIEDILYLFPVVTLLGGLEQLLIAATIGAPTFAIWVIWQFRSMPDPGKAEQLR; encoded by the coding sequence ATGACAAAAAAGCCTTGGGATGCCCGACTTGCTGGCTGGTTAGTTAGTTCCTTCAAAGACAGTTGGGTAACGCCCAATCATCTGACTACAGTTAGGCTAATAACTGGGTTATTAGCAACAGCAGCGCTAGCAGTTGGTAGCTTTCGGTGGGCTAATATTGGCGCTGGGTTGTTTGTCTTGTCAAACTTTTTGGATCACACAGACGGTGAATTAGCTCGACTGAGCGGAAAGAGCAGTAAATGGGGACATCAGTACGACCTTGTCAGTGATGCCATCATCCATATACTCTTATTTGTGGGTATTGGTTTTGGTTTAATCAACAGCAAACTCGGTGTTTGGGCATTGTTGATGGGTATAGTCTCCGGCGTTTCTGTTGCTGCTATCTTCCACTTGCGAAACGTAATGGAACAGCAATATGGTAAAGACGCAACACGACAACCGAATTTTGCTGGTTTTGATATCGAAGATATATTGTATTTGTTTCCAGTTGTAACTTTGCTAGGCGGATTAGAGCAGTTGCTCATCGCAGCTACAATTGGTGCGCCAACCTTTGCTATTTGGGTAATTTGGCAATTTCGCTCCATGCCCGATCCTGGAAAAGCAGAACAGTTGCGATAA
- a CDS encoding BON domain-containing protein produces MKKLIPLLISSVLITGVAACEPNSRTSTEAPSNVNENVNAPTTESAQQTQQDAVSDTRKSQIESDIRAREQRNNITGGDADRADADLESQVRGKLEANLPASRLTVDAEEGVVTIAGTVPTQEQLNRVPNLAKEIKGVKNVDVKNVKVAPATPTPN; encoded by the coding sequence ATGAAGAAACTCATTCCGTTATTAATCAGTAGTGTACTGATTACAGGTGTGGCAGCTTGCGAACCGAACTCTAGAACGAGTACCGAAGCCCCCAGCAACGTTAATGAAAACGTCAACGCGCCAACTACAGAATCAGCTCAACAAACTCAGCAAGACGCCGTTAGCGACACTCGTAAAAGTCAAATTGAGTCTGATATTCGGGCAAGAGAGCAACGTAACAATATTACTGGTGGCGATGCAGACAGAGCCGATGCAGATCTTGAAAGCCAAGTTCGCGGTAAATTAGAGGCAAATTTACCAGCTAGTCGGTTAACAGTTGATGCTGAAGAGGGTGTTGTTACTATTGCCGGAACGGTTCCCACTCAAGAGCAACTAAATAGAGTTCCTAATTTGGCAAAAGAAATTAAGGGTGTCAAAAATGTAGATGTTAAAAATGTTAAGGTTGCGCCAGCTACACCTACACCAAATTAA
- a CDS encoding sucrose-phosphate phosphatase gives MTTFLFVTDLDNTLVGDDKALLELNDRLQRHRQEHGTKIVYATGRSPILYQELKQQKNLLEPDALILAVGTEIYINGSETFDSTWAEKLSQGWDRDLVLSITDTIPELQPQPDSEQRPFKVSFFLNQDVAVKVLSQLESELRKSGLNIKLIYSSGIDLDIVPHRSDKGQAVQFLRQEWKFLAEQTVVCGDSGNDIALFAAGNERGIIVGNARPELLEWHNENPGDRRYLAKNFCAGGIIEGLRYFGLIE, from the coding sequence GTGACTACATTTCTATTTGTAACAGATTTAGATAATACTCTTGTGGGCGATGATAAGGCTTTGTTGGAATTGAACGATCGCTTACAAAGGCACCGTCAGGAACACGGTACCAAAATTGTTTATGCCACAGGGCGATCGCCAATTTTGTATCAAGAATTGAAACAACAAAAAAATCTTTTAGAACCAGATGCCCTGATTTTGGCTGTAGGAACAGAAATATATATCAACGGCAGTGAAACTTTTGATTCAACTTGGGCGGAAAAACTTTCACAAGGGTGGGACAGAGACTTGGTATTATCTATTACTGATACAATTCCGGAGTTACAACCACAACCAGATTCAGAACAGCGTCCATTTAAGGTGAGTTTTTTCCTCAACCAAGATGTAGCTGTAAAAGTTTTATCCCAGTTAGAATCAGAGTTACGTAAAAGTGGACTAAATATAAAGTTAATCTATAGTAGCGGTATAGACCTTGACATTGTGCCTCACAGGAGCGATAAAGGTCAGGCAGTACAATTTCTCCGTCAAGAATGGAAATTTTTAGCAGAGCAAACAGTTGTCTGTGGTGACTCTGGCAATGATATTGCTTTATTCGCCGCAGGCAACGAACGAGGAATCATTGTCGGGAATGCTCGCCCAGAGCTACTCGAATGGCACAATGAGAACCCTGGCGATCGCCGCTACCTGGCAAAGAATTTCTGTGCGGGCGGAATTATTGAAGGTTTACGATATTTTGGACTCATAGAATGA